A region from the Nocardia terpenica genome encodes:
- a CDS encoding carotenoid oxygenase family protein translates to MGDARAYALPVPDEIDATELPVSGAIPPALCGRYVRNGPNALPGADLSDPRHFFSGPGMLHGVRLRDGRALWYRNRWVRTQRFLDERAGRPLRTDLRSVSANTHIIEHAGRLLALVESGLPHEVTLDLNTVGPCDFGGRLTTAMTAHPRLDPRSGELHFFGYGTTAPYVTYHRLSAGGELTASTGIEVPAPTMMHDFAITDRHIVWLDLPVTYAPELRGRGMPFRWNDTYGARIGVMPREGRTAVRWFDIDPCYVFHLGNARDDGDRVVVDGCRYGEATFPREWRRFSGEESVRPLQLPLDPGRAEAARLHRWILDLTTGRAREERLDDCNVEFPTLRGDYVGRHNRYLYAVTETPDGIAKYDLVSGSRTRHELPDCAVGEAVFVPAPDADAEDAGWLLSIVTDRGGRSSRLLVLDASDLAAPPVARVHLPRRVPTGFHGSWIPDTVDPVR, encoded by the coding sequence ATGGGGGATGCGAGAGCATACGCACTGCCGGTACCGGACGAGATCGACGCCACCGAACTGCCTGTGTCGGGCGCGATTCCGCCCGCACTGTGCGGCCGGTATGTGCGCAACGGCCCCAATGCGCTACCGGGAGCGGACCTTTCGGATCCGCGCCACTTCTTCAGCGGGCCCGGGATGCTGCACGGCGTGCGGCTGCGGGACGGGCGCGCGCTGTGGTATCGCAATAGATGGGTGCGCACGCAGCGATTCCTCGACGAGCGTGCGGGACGTCCGCTACGCACGGATCTGCGGTCGGTGAGCGCGAACACCCACATCATCGAGCATGCCGGGCGACTGCTCGCGCTGGTGGAGAGCGGCCTGCCGCACGAGGTCACGCTCGATCTGAATACGGTGGGGCCGTGCGATTTCGGGGGCCGGTTGACCACCGCCATGACCGCGCATCCCCGGCTCGATCCTCGCTCCGGCGAACTGCATTTCTTCGGCTACGGGACCACCGCGCCGTATGTCACCTACCACCGGCTGTCGGCAGGAGGGGAGCTGACAGCCAGTACCGGCATCGAGGTGCCCGCGCCGACGATGATGCACGACTTCGCCATCACCGATCGCCACATCGTGTGGCTGGATCTGCCGGTCACCTACGCGCCCGAACTCCGCGGCCGGGGAATGCCGTTCCGCTGGAACGACACCTACGGTGCGCGGATCGGGGTGATGCCGCGCGAAGGCCGAACGGCGGTGCGGTGGTTCGACATCGACCCGTGCTATGTATTCCATCTCGGCAATGCCCGTGACGACGGCGATCGGGTCGTCGTCGACGGCTGCCGCTACGGCGAGGCCACCTTCCCCCGGGAGTGGCGGCGGTTCAGCGGCGAGGAATCCGTTCGGCCGCTGCAACTTCCGCTGGATCCCGGACGGGCGGAGGCGGCCCGTCTGCATCGCTGGATTCTCGATCTCACGACCGGGCGCGCCCGCGAGGAACGGCTGGACGACTGCAATGTCGAGTTCCCCACGCTCAGGGGCGATTACGTCGGTCGGCACAACCGCTATCTGTATGCCGTCACCGAAACGCCCGATGGCATAGCGAAATACGATCTCGTCTCCGGTTCGCGCACGAGGCACGAACTCCCCGATTGCGCTGTGGGAGAGGCGGTTTTCGTCCCCGCACCCGACGCCGATGCCGAGGACGCCGGATGGCTGCTGTCGATCGTCACCGACCGTGGCGGCCGCTCCTCGCGGCTACTCGTGCTCGATGCCAGCGATCTCGCCGCACCGCCGGTCGCCCGCGTCCATCTCCCCCGCCGGGTGCCCACCGGATTTCACGGCAGCTGGATACCGGACACCGTGGACCCGGTGCGGTAA
- a CDS encoding VC0807 family protein has translation MNLEMLKPQRLSTLLWRYRDLLFDILWSTAPYFLLTSAGCSQRLALWLGAAGSGLRILYTLARQRRIDGLAVFLLSTYVISIGAALLTGDHRFLLAKDSATTAQVGLTFLLTCAAGRPALFLIAKRLHAPDPAHSRRWDHLWNTQPAYRRTYTLQSLVWGTALLLEAALRVLAIYTLPTTAVVALSYPFQGTVIGLLLAWRWYYFRRPRQRYWMRLLREPTGPLSSGEAGDALDLLRRDDGPQDEAADHGEHEQLRDIGGTRPAMADMATLVSRPAPVMRRSP, from the coding sequence ATGAACCTCGAAATGCTGAAGCCACAACGACTCTCGACCCTGCTGTGGCGCTACCGCGATCTACTGTTCGACATCCTCTGGTCCACCGCCCCCTACTTCCTGCTGACCAGCGCCGGGTGCTCGCAGCGGCTGGCGCTGTGGCTCGGCGCGGCCGGTTCGGGTCTGCGCATACTGTATACGCTGGCCCGCCAGCGCCGGATCGACGGCTTGGCCGTGTTCCTGCTGTCGACCTATGTGATCAGTATCGGCGCGGCCCTACTGACCGGCGACCACCGATTCCTGCTCGCCAAGGACTCGGCCACCACCGCCCAGGTGGGCCTGACCTTCTTGCTCACCTGCGCCGCGGGCCGCCCGGCGCTGTTCCTCATCGCCAAACGCCTGCACGCCCCCGACCCCGCCCACTCCCGGCGCTGGGACCACCTCTGGAACACCCAGCCCGCCTACCGCCGCACCTACACCCTGCAGTCCCTGGTCTGGGGCACGGCTCTGCTGCTGGAAGCCGCCCTCCGCGTCCTGGCCATCTACACCCTCCCCACCACCGCGGTCGTGGCCCTGTCATATCCCTTCCAGGGCACAGTCATCGGGCTGCTCCTGGCCTGGCGCTGGTACTACTTCCGCCGACCTCGCCAGCGTTACTGGATGCGATTGCTCCGAGAGCCGACAGGGCCGCTATCGAGCGGTGAGGCGGGAGACGCCCTCGATCTTCTTCGCCGAGACGACGGTCCACAGGACGAGGCCGCCGATCATGGTGAGCATGAGCAGCTGAGAGACATTGGCGGCACCAGGCCCGCGATGGCGGACATGGCGACGCTAGTCTCACGCCCCGCCCCGGTCATGCGGCGTTCGCCGTAG
- a CDS encoding L-2-amino-thiazoline-4-carboxylic acid hydrolase: MTTDPFRLASGGYTPDPERDTALIVDGVFASVAATLRARGDETDPTEFLRANLGALEADNADMVVDEPSRHNLRMTLALVVAYRYLCPRLGRADALAAVRAGFVEPTAPALRAGTRRLLDAAEDPFTALVGLSKIRERDAFGPTFTFERAADDDRRYHLNVTRCFYHDVLVRNSAPELTPGMCEFDRGWIDAIVPERHGFRFTRTTTIGLGGDHCPFHFDRLDLRRTPHDRGGA, encoded by the coding sequence GTGACCACCGACCCTTTCCGGCTGGCCTCCGGCGGCTACACCCCCGATCCCGAGCGTGACACCGCACTGATTGTCGACGGCGTCTTCGCCAGTGTCGCCGCGACCCTGCGCGCACGCGGCGACGAGACCGATCCGACCGAGTTCCTGCGCGCGAATCTCGGTGCGCTGGAAGCCGATAACGCCGACATGGTGGTGGACGAGCCGTCCCGGCACAATCTGCGCATGACCCTGGCGCTGGTCGTCGCCTACCGGTATCTGTGCCCGCGCCTCGGCCGGGCCGACGCCCTCGCCGCCGTCCGCGCCGGTTTCGTGGAGCCCACCGCCCCGGCCCTGCGCGCGGGCACTCGCAGGCTGTTGGATGCGGCCGAGGATCCGTTCACCGCGCTCGTCGGCCTCAGCAAGATCCGGGAGCGCGACGCGTTCGGCCCCACCTTCACCTTCGAGCGTGCGGCCGACGACGATCGGCGCTACCACCTGAACGTCACCCGCTGCTTCTATCACGATGTGCTGGTACGTAATTCGGCTCCCGAGTTGACGCCCGGCATGTGCGAATTCGATCGCGGCTGGATCGACGCCATCGTCCCGGAACGCCACGGATTCCGCTTCACCCGTACCACCACGATCGGACTCGGCGGCGACCACTGCCCGTTCCATTTCGATCGCCTCGATCTACGGCGAACGCCGCATGACCGGGGCGGGGCGTGA
- the meaB gene encoding methylmalonyl Co-A mutase-associated GTPase MeaB: MSGEKKSGDSVPPREASGAVNIPGSQALSTERGLPPSTRAAAPGGRGRGVRREIDVAQLARAVRGSERAGLARAITLVESTRADHREAAQRLLLELTADSGAGESNRVGITGVPGVGKSTFIDALGMYLIGQGHRVAVLAVDPSSTRTGGSILGDKTRMARLAVERNAYIRPSPTAGTLGGVAKATRETIVLLEAAGYDVILVETVGVGQSEVTVANMVDVFCFLTLARTGDQLQGIKKGVLELADLVAVNKADGHHEMEAKAAARELQGAMRLIHPRDSLWRPPVLTMSGLNGIGLDTFWDTILHHRRVLTEAGEFTEKRRRQQVDWTWTMVHDQLLRRLADNPQVKAVRGQVEKQVRDGSLTPALAAEEILRAFDGR; encoded by the coding sequence ATGAGTGGGGAGAAGAAGTCGGGCGATTCGGTCCCGCCGCGCGAGGCATCCGGCGCGGTGAATATTCCTGGCTCGCAAGCGCTGTCGACCGAACGCGGGCTGCCTCCGTCGACTCGCGCTGCCGCGCCCGGTGGGCGGGGGCGGGGTGTGCGGCGGGAGATCGATGTCGCGCAGTTGGCAAGGGCGGTAAGGGGATCCGAGCGGGCGGGGTTGGCTCGGGCTATTACGCTGGTGGAGTCGACGCGGGCCGATCATCGGGAGGCGGCGCAGCGGCTGTTGCTGGAGTTGACGGCCGATTCCGGTGCGGGCGAGTCGAATCGGGTCGGTATCACCGGGGTGCCGGGGGTGGGTAAGTCGACGTTCATCGATGCGCTCGGGATGTATTTGATCGGGCAGGGGCATCGGGTGGCGGTGCTGGCGGTCGATCCGTCCTCGACGCGGACGGGTGGGTCGATTCTCGGGGACAAGACCCGGATGGCGCGACTTGCGGTGGAGCGCAACGCTTATATCCGGCCCTCGCCGACGGCGGGCACGCTCGGCGGTGTCGCCAAGGCGACCCGCGAGACCATTGTGCTGCTCGAGGCCGCGGGCTACGACGTGATTCTGGTGGAGACCGTCGGCGTCGGCCAGTCCGAGGTGACCGTCGCCAATATGGTCGACGTGTTCTGCTTCCTCACCCTGGCCCGCACCGGAGATCAGTTGCAGGGCATCAAGAAAGGCGTGCTGGAACTGGCCGACCTCGTCGCCGTCAACAAGGCCGACGGCCACCACGAAATGGAGGCCAAGGCCGCCGCCCGCGAACTCCAGGGCGCCATGCGGCTCATCCACCCGCGCGACTCCCTCTGGCGGCCACCGGTTCTCACCATGAGCGGCCTCAACGGCATTGGCCTGGACACCTTTTGGGACACCATCCTGCACCACCGCCGGGTCCTGACCGAGGCAGGCGAATTCACCGAGAAACGCCGCCGCCAACAGGTCGACTGGACCTGGACCATGGTCCACGACCAACTGCTCCGCCGCCTCGCCGACAACCCCCAGGTGAAAGCCGTTCGGGGACAAGTAGAAAAACAGGTACGGGATGGTTCGCTGACACCCGCGCTGGCGGCCGAGGAGATCCTGCGAGCCTTCGACGGGCGGTGA
- the scpA gene encoding methylmalonyl-CoA mutase, with protein MTTREIKHLIGSFAEVPLGEPAAAQVSADQVEEFVAASAAANHYAPEQLVWATPEGIDVPPVFTKADRDRIAGEGYPLDSLPGLAPFVRGPYPTMYVNQPWTIRQYAGFSTAADSNAFYRRNLAAGQKGLSVAFDLATHRGYDSDHPRVTGDVGMAGVAIDSILDMRELFDQIPLDQVSVSMTMNGAVLPILALYVVAAEEQGVKPEQLAGTIQNDILKEFMVRNTYIYPPKPSMRIISDIFAYTSARMPKFNSISISGYHIQEAGATADLELAYTLADGVEYIRAGLDAGMAIDQFAPRLSFFWAIGMNFFMEVAKLRAGRLLWSELVAKFEPTSAKSLSLRTHSQTSGWSLTAQDVFNNVARTCVEAMAATQGHTQSLHTNALDEALALPTDFSARIARNTQLLIAQESGTTRPIDPWGGSYYVEWLTHQLAQRARAHIAEVQAHGGMAQAISEGIPKLRIEEAAARTQARIDTGAQPVIGVNKYQVDEDHRIEVLKVDNSRVRAEQAEKLARLRAERDAGEVERALAELTRVAGVSGGGMDTNLLALAINAARAKATVGEISDALERVYGRHQAEIRTLSGVYREEAGKVTNISRAIDLVAEFAEAEGRRPRILVAKMGQDGHDRGQKVIATAFADLGFDVDVGPLFQTPEEVAQQAADNDVHVVGVSSLAAGHLTLVPALRHALAEVGRPDIMVIVGGVIPPGDFDDLYRAGAAAIFPPGTVIADAAIDLLRKLSDELGHEIGGGAAESAGTE; from the coding sequence ATGACGACACGGGAGATCAAGCATCTGATCGGCAGTTTCGCCGAGGTGCCGCTCGGCGAGCCCGCCGCGGCGCAGGTGAGTGCGGACCAGGTCGAAGAGTTCGTCGCTGCCTCGGCGGCCGCGAACCATTATGCGCCCGAACAATTGGTGTGGGCGACGCCGGAAGGTATCGATGTGCCACCGGTGTTCACCAAGGCCGACCGCGATCGGATTGCGGGCGAAGGGTATCCGCTGGACTCGCTGCCGGGTCTGGCGCCGTTCGTGCGGGGCCCGTATCCGACGATGTATGTGAACCAGCCGTGGACGATCCGCCAGTACGCGGGTTTCTCCACGGCCGCGGACTCGAATGCGTTCTACCGCCGCAACCTCGCCGCCGGGCAGAAGGGCCTGTCGGTGGCGTTCGATCTGGCCACCCACCGCGGTTACGACTCCGATCATCCGCGGGTGACCGGTGACGTGGGTATGGCGGGGGTGGCGATCGATTCGATCCTGGATATGCGGGAGCTGTTCGATCAGATTCCGCTGGACCAGGTTTCGGTGTCGATGACCATGAACGGGGCGGTGCTGCCGATCCTGGCGCTGTATGTGGTGGCGGCGGAGGAGCAGGGCGTCAAGCCCGAGCAGCTGGCCGGGACGATTCAGAACGATATTCTGAAGGAGTTCATGGTCCGCAACACCTACATCTATCCGCCGAAGCCGTCGATGCGGATCATTTCCGACATCTTCGCCTACACCAGTGCGCGGATGCCGAAGTTCAACTCGATCTCCATTTCCGGCTACCACATTCAGGAGGCCGGGGCCACCGCCGATCTGGAGCTCGCCTACACGCTGGCCGACGGTGTGGAATACATTCGCGCCGGGCTGGACGCGGGCATGGCGATCGATCAGTTCGCGCCGCGATTGTCGTTCTTCTGGGCGATCGGCATGAACTTCTTCATGGAGGTCGCCAAACTCCGTGCGGGACGGCTGCTCTGGAGCGAGCTGGTCGCGAAGTTCGAGCCGACGAGCGCGAAATCGCTGTCGCTGCGCACCCATTCGCAGACCTCCGGGTGGTCGCTGACCGCGCAGGACGTGTTCAACAATGTGGCCCGCACGTGTGTGGAGGCGATGGCCGCCACCCAGGGCCACACCCAGTCGCTGCACACCAATGCCCTGGACGAGGCGCTGGCGCTGCCGACGGATTTCTCCGCCCGCATCGCCCGCAACACGCAGCTGCTGATCGCGCAGGAGTCGGGGACGACCCGGCCGATCGATCCGTGGGGCGGCTCCTACTATGTGGAATGGCTGACCCATCAGCTGGCGCAGCGGGCCCGCGCGCACATCGCGGAGGTGCAGGCGCACGGCGGTATGGCGCAGGCGATTTCGGAGGGCATTCCGAAGCTGCGCATCGAGGAGGCCGCCGCCCGCACCCAGGCCCGCATCGATACCGGGGCGCAGCCGGTGATCGGGGTCAACAAGTATCAGGTCGACGAGGATCATCGGATCGAGGTGCTCAAGGTCGACAACTCCCGGGTGCGCGCCGAGCAGGCCGAGAAGCTGGCCCGGCTGCGGGCCGAACGCGACGCGGGCGAGGTGGAGCGGGCGCTGGCCGAATTGACCAGGGTCGCCGGTGTTTCCGGCGGCGGGATGGACACCAATCTGCTCGCCCTGGCCATCAATGCGGCGCGCGCCAAGGCCACCGTGGGCGAGATCTCCGACGCGCTCGAGCGGGTGTACGGGCGGCATCAGGCCGAGATCCGCACCCTGTCGGGCGTCTACCGGGAGGAGGCGGGCAAGGTGACCAATATCAGCCGCGCCATCGATCTGGTGGCCGAGTTCGCCGAGGCCGAGGGCCGCCGCCCCCGCATCCTCGTCGCGAAAATGGGCCAGGACGGCCACGACCGGGGCCAGAAGGTGATCGCCACCGCCTTCGCCGACCTCGGCTTCGACGTCGACGTGGGTCCGCTGTTCCAAACCCCCGAGGAGGTGGCCCAGCAGGCCGCCGACAACGACGTCCACGTCGTCGGCGTGTCCTCCCTGGCCGCCGGGCACCTCACCCTGGTCCCGGCGCTGCGCCACGCCCTGGCCGAGGTCGGCCGCCCCGACATCATGGTCATCGTCGGCGGCGTCATCCCCCCGGGCGACTTCGACGACCTCTACCGCGCCGGAGCGGCCGCCATCTTCCCGCCCGGCACCGTCATCGCCGACGCCGCCATCGACCTGCTCCGCAAGCTGAGCGACGAACTCGGCCACGAGATCGGCGGTGGCGCAGCGGAATCCGCCGGAACCGAATGA
- a CDS encoding methylmalonyl-CoA mutase family protein, protein MPNGSEPGADPVPEYAAWRKGVAGVLAKARRVDAAELGDEPERLLATATYDGVTVNPLYTRRDELPEQPLPGEFPFVRGGDGLRDVHRGWFVSARFADADAADVNRRIVAGLENGVSAIWLGVGEAGVPVAELPVALRGVLFDLAPVTLEAGAQTSAAAAQLFSILDGYDAPRREDIRVDLGAAPLTDAFAGTPGIGLAETVELAHTAAARVESVRAITVCGTAFHDAGASDAQELGAAVAAGLEYLRALTTEAGIDAVTALGQLSFRFAATDDQFATIAKFRAGRRLWARVAHELGAPDRGNAPQHAVTSAAMMTQRDPWVNMLRTTLAAFGAGVGGADLVTVRPFDSALPAGELGVSQAFSDRMARNTQLLLLEESHLGHVRDPGAGSWYVESLTDELAARAWEFMQELERAGGYRAAVASGVLAERIGETRARRESDVARRETSVTGVNEFPNLAEEPLSEAARQPSPIARYATVFEELRNRSDAYLAAHGRRPRALLVPLGPVAEHNVRVTFTANLLASGGVETVNPGVLEPGRIGAVAAEFVAAERESVAVLCGSDARYGAEAGAAVAALREAGVGTVVLAGPEQAVAELSGAQRPDGFVSARMDAVAALTGLLEKLGA, encoded by the coding sequence ATGCCGAACGGTTCGGAACCGGGCGCGGATCCCGTGCCCGAGTATGCCGCGTGGCGCAAGGGCGTGGCCGGGGTGCTGGCCAAGGCGCGCAGGGTGGACGCGGCCGAACTCGGCGACGAGCCGGAGCGGCTGCTGGCGACCGCCACCTATGACGGGGTGACGGTCAATCCGCTCTACACCCGCCGCGACGAGTTGCCCGAGCAGCCGCTGCCGGGTGAGTTCCCGTTCGTGCGCGGCGGTGACGGCCTGCGCGATGTGCACCGCGGCTGGTTCGTGAGCGCCCGGTTCGCCGATGCCGATGCCGCCGACGTGAACCGGCGGATCGTGGCGGGGCTGGAGAACGGGGTGAGCGCGATCTGGCTGGGCGTCGGCGAGGCCGGTGTCCCGGTGGCCGAGCTGCCGGTGGCGCTGCGGGGGGTGCTGTTCGATCTCGCGCCGGTGACGCTGGAGGCGGGCGCGCAGACGAGTGCGGCCGCGGCGCAACTGTTCTCGATCCTGGACGGCTACGATGCGCCGCGCCGGGAGGATATTCGGGTCGATCTCGGTGCCGCGCCGTTGACCGACGCCTTCGCCGGGACCCCGGGGATCGGGCTGGCCGAGACCGTGGAGCTGGCCCACACGGCCGCTGCCCGGGTGGAGTCGGTGCGCGCGATCACGGTGTGCGGCACCGCGTTCCACGATGCGGGTGCCTCCGATGCGCAGGAGCTGGGCGCGGCCGTGGCGGCGGGGCTGGAGTATCTGCGGGCGTTGACCACCGAGGCCGGTATCGATGCGGTGACGGCCCTGGGTCAGTTGAGTTTCCGGTTCGCGGCGACCGATGATCAGTTCGCGACGATCGCGAAGTTCCGTGCGGGGCGGCGGTTGTGGGCGCGGGTGGCGCACGAGCTGGGTGCGCCCGATCGCGGGAACGCGCCGCAGCACGCGGTGACGTCGGCGGCGATGATGACGCAGCGGGACCCGTGGGTGAATATGCTGCGGACCACGTTGGCGGCGTTCGGTGCGGGGGTCGGGGGCGCGGATCTGGTGACGGTGCGCCCCTTCGATTCCGCGTTGCCCGCCGGGGAATTGGGTGTGTCGCAGGCGTTCTCGGATCGGATGGCGCGTAATACCCAGTTGCTGCTGCTCGAGGAGTCGCATCTCGGGCATGTGCGTGATCCCGGTGCGGGGTCGTGGTATGTGGAGAGCCTGACCGACGAACTCGCCGCGCGGGCCTGGGAATTCATGCAGGAGCTGGAGCGGGCGGGCGGGTACCGTGCCGCGGTGGCATCGGGTGTGCTGGCCGAGCGGATCGGGGAGACCAGGGCGCGTCGGGAATCCGATGTCGCGCGCCGCGAGACGTCGGTCACGGGCGTGAACGAGTTTCCGAATCTGGCGGAGGAGCCGCTGTCGGAGGCGGCGCGGCAGCCGAGTCCGATTGCCCGTTACGCCACCGTGTTCGAGGAGCTGCGCAATCGCTCGGACGCCTACCTGGCCGCGCACGGGCGGCGGCCGCGGGCGCTGCTGGTGCCGCTGGGGCCGGTCGCCGAGCACAATGTGCGGGTCACGTTTACCGCGAACCTGTTGGCGTCGGGCGGTGTCGAGACCGTGAATCCCGGTGTTCTCGAGCCCGGCCGGATCGGCGCGGTGGCGGCGGAATTCGTTGCGGCCGAGCGGGAATCGGTTGCGGTGCTGTGTGGTTCGGATGCCCGTTACGGTGCGGAGGCCGGTGCCGCGGTGGCGGCATTGCGGGAGGCGGGTGTGGGCACGGTGGTGCTGGCGGGTCCGGAGCAGGCGGTGGCCGAGTTGTCGGGTGCGCAGCGGCCGGACGGGTTCGTCTCGGCCCGAATGGATGCGGTGGCGGCATTGACCGGCCTGCTGGAGAAGCTGGGAGCCTAG
- a CDS encoding TVP38/TMEM64 family protein, with amino-acid sequence MLRRFRDPRFLALLVIGVVVIAVALLAPHPSPQQIREWAHSVGPLFPVVFFLVHAVVTVAPFPRTVFTLSAGLLFGPVLGITLAVAATTVSALLALLLVRALDREQVAARLTHPAVRAVDRRLARRGWLAVGSLRLIAPVPFSIINYCAGLSSVRLVPYLLATLIGVVPGTIGIVVLGDALTGKTNPGLLVLSGVCITLGVIGLIVDARWGAAEFAEPAAPVDESELSASCGRS; translated from the coding sequence GTGCTGAGGAGATTCCGCGATCCGCGTTTCCTGGCGCTGCTCGTGATCGGCGTCGTCGTGATCGCGGTTGCCCTGCTCGCCCCGCATCCCAGTCCGCAGCAGATCCGGGAGTGGGCGCATTCGGTGGGACCGCTGTTTCCGGTCGTGTTCTTCCTGGTGCACGCGGTGGTGACGGTGGCGCCGTTCCCCCGCACCGTGTTCACCCTCAGCGCCGGGCTGCTGTTCGGGCCCGTTCTGGGCATCACGCTCGCGGTGGCGGCGACGACCGTCAGCGCGCTGCTCGCCCTGCTGCTGGTGCGGGCGCTGGATCGCGAGCAGGTGGCGGCGCGGCTCACCCATCCCGCGGTCCGTGCGGTCGATCGCCGATTGGCGCGGCGGGGCTGGCTGGCCGTGGGTTCGCTGCGGCTGATCGCGCCCGTGCCGTTCTCGATCATCAACTATTGCGCGGGCCTGTCCTCGGTGCGGCTGGTGCCCTATCTGCTCGCCACCCTGATCGGCGTCGTGCCCGGCACCATCGGCATCGTGGTGCTCGGCGACGCGCTCACGGGGAAGACCAATCCGGGACTGCTGGTGCTGTCCGGCGTCTGCATCACCCTCGGCGTGATCGGCCTGATCGTCGACGCCCGCTGGGGCGCGGCCGAGTTCGCCGAACCGGCCGCGCCGGTAGACGAGTCGGAGCTGAGCGCGTCGTGCGGCCGATCATAG
- a CDS encoding FAD-dependent monooxygenase, whose protein sequence is MNEYDVVVVGAGPVGLMLAGELRLGGANVVVIERLPEMDPTVKAGGINVSAAQALFRRGLGPALAEHHSERAAELRATFTRPGQQPPGADEPLPFVGHFAGIFIDRDDVDFTDPAFADLGRAAEFMLVDQQGIETVLGEWVADLGVPVWRGAEVHGFDAESDGVTVYFGDTSVRAAWLVGCDGGRSSVRKRAGFDFPGVDPEITGHQAIVTMTGYEALGTGWVRTETGIYMHGKVPGGPSRILTVEMDGPPADRNAPIIAADLQRSMRHLSGVPVEVTEVHSATRFSDNTRQATTYRLGRVLLAGDAAHVHSPFGGQGLNLGLGDAVNLGWKLAAVIAGRSPESLLDTYTAERHPIGAWVLHWTRAQIAVMRLDPQSRAMRAVLSEILATCDGATYIVKRLSGVVNRYDLGGGHPLIGALMPDLPLTDGTRLSDYFTDARAVLYDPTDSAPLRAAAQPWSDRVRVVTTKPVAAQWFTGLLVRPDGYVAWAGDDFTALEAALHRWFGDGR, encoded by the coding sequence ATGAACGAATACGACGTGGTGGTCGTCGGCGCGGGCCCGGTGGGGTTGATGCTCGCCGGGGAACTGCGGTTGGGCGGCGCGAATGTGGTTGTGATCGAACGGCTACCGGAGATGGATCCGACGGTGAAGGCCGGGGGGATCAATGTGTCGGCGGCGCAGGCGCTGTTTCGCCGCGGCCTGGGGCCCGCCCTGGCCGAGCATCACAGTGAGCGGGCCGCGGAGCTGCGGGCCACCTTCACCCGGCCCGGGCAGCAGCCGCCGGGCGCCGACGAGCCGCTGCCCTTCGTCGGGCATTTCGCGGGGATCTTCATCGACCGCGACGATGTCGACTTCACCGATCCGGCCTTCGCCGACCTCGGGCGCGCCGCCGAGTTCATGCTGGTCGACCAGCAGGGCATCGAGACCGTGCTGGGCGAGTGGGTCGCCGATCTGGGCGTGCCGGTGTGGCGCGGGGCCGAGGTGCACGGCTTCGACGCCGAATCCGACGGTGTCACCGTGTATTTCGGCGACACCTCGGTGCGGGCGGCCTGGCTGGTCGGCTGCGACGGCGGGCGCAGCTCGGTCCGCAAGCGGGCCGGATTCGATTTCCCGGGAGTGGATCCGGAGATCACCGGGCATCAGGCGATCGTGACCATGACCGGCTACGAGGCCCTGGGCACCGGATGGGTTCGCACCGAGACCGGAATCTATATGCACGGCAAGGTCCCCGGTGGTCCGAGCCGCATTCTCACCGTCGAAATGGACGGCCCGCCCGCGGATCGCAACGCGCCGATCATCGCCGCCGATCTGCAGCGCAGCATGCGCCACCTGTCCGGCGTGCCGGTCGAGGTGACCGAGGTTCATTCGGCCACACGGTTTTCCGACAATACCCGCCAGGCGACCACCTACCGGCTGGGCCGGGTGCTGCTGGCCGGTGATGCCGCGCATGTGCATTCGCCCTTCGGCGGTCAGGGCCTGAACCTGGGCCTCGGCGACGCGGTCAATCTGGGCTGGAAACTGGCCGCCGTGATCGCGGGCCGCTCCCCGGAGAGCCTGCTGGATACCTATACGGCCGAACGTCATCCGATCGGCGCGTGGGTATTGCATTGGACCAGGGCGCAAATCGCGGTCATGCGCCTGGACCCGCAAAGCCGGGCCATGCGCGCCGTGCTGTCGGAAATCCTGGCCACCTGCGACGGCGCCACCTACATCGTCAAACGCCTCTCCGGGGTGGTCAACCGCTACGACCTGGGCGGCGGCCACCCTCTGATCGGCGCCCTCATGCCCGACCTCCCGCTGACCGACGGCACCCGCCTGAGCGACTACTTCACCGATGCTCGCGCGGTCCTCTACGACCCCACCGACTCCGCGCCCCTGCGCGCCGCCGCCCAACCGTGGTCGGACCGGGTCCGCGTGGTGACCACCAAACCCGTTGCGGCACAGTGGTTCACCGGACTACTGGTGCGGCCCGACGGCTACGTCGCCTGGGCCGGTGACGATTTCACCGCCCTCGAGGCGGCCCTGCACCGCTGGTTCGGGGACGGTCGGTGA